TTTTTATCGTTCGAATTATTTTGGTGTAATCCATACTTTGACACCAGATAAAAAAATGAGATTAACAAGGTCAGTCAGAGGATATAATCATAAAAGTACTCTTATTGGAGCTGAGATTTTAGATAAAGAAATAGTTAAAGTCATTGTAAGTATTCATGATAGACATAAAAATATATCATCTTTAAGTGAAGCAAAAGAGAAATCAAATGTTTATATAGAAATGGATGTAAAGAATGGATACGCAGCACATTATAGTTATTTAAATAGTACTAATGTTGGAAGCTTTACTTTCCTTGGATTAAATTCAGGAGGGGAAGTAATATCAATTAACTAAATTTGAAATATGCAATAAAATTCGGATTTTATAGTAGAGCAATATGAATTTTTAAAAAGTGTTATTTAAAAATACTTAATTAAAGAAAGGATAAAATGGAGATTATAGGTTTTTTAATAGTTATTTCATTGCTTACATTTTTTTATTTTAAATATCCGAAAGTAACTGTAAAAAGCAGAGTATTGATTAAAGAACTGGATTATTTTAAATCGATGAATGGGGAGAAGATGAATGTAACTAAGATCATTTTTCTTTTGGATGATTCAAATAAAAAAGTTACATTACGGGTATTAAGTCAAAAGAAGTTTGAGGAAATTAATCAAGGTGATATAGGAATTCTAACTTATAGAGGTTTGTTTTTAATTGATTTTAAAAAACATTGTAACTAAAGAATAGATACATATGGAGGAAACATAATGGAGTATTTACAATATTTATTTTATTATATTGACAGATTAAGTAATATTTTTATTTCTTTTTTTCAAGAAGGGATATGGGTTATTGGATTTATGTTTTTACTGAATAAGACATTTGAAAGTAAAAGATTAATTAATATATCAAAAGTGGTTACTATAATCGTTTTAATTTTCTTGTTCCTAGATTTAATTATTATGCGTCTTTAGGCAGAAAAGGTGGAAATTATGAAAAAATATTTAATTTTAAGTATATCTATCGTATTTCTAGGTATTTCTATTATAATTGGAACTTCTAGAATTGCAGATGCACTTTTAAATGATGGTAAAGAAGATGTAGATGTAGTGACAGCAGCAAATTTAATTGTAGATGCATTAACAAAAGAAACAGAGAGCGCCCAACTATTAAGTGAATCTGAATTAGTAGAGTATTTAGGTATTCAAGAACATCAAATAGATAGCTTGGTGCCTAAGGATGGGAGAGGCATTGAACTACCATATTTAAGAATTGGGGATCAATATTACTTTCCAGTTTCAGCTATAGATAAATGGTTGCTTGAAACTGAAGGAAGAGCATTTTTATAAAATTGGGATTTTATAGGAGGAAAACAAATGAAGAAATTAAAATTCCTTATAATAATACTGATAATAATAGTAATATCTGGTTGTAGCGAATATAATCCATCACATGATGATATTAAAGTAGATGATGATATTAGCGAATATAACCCATCAGATGATGATATTGTTGATATACATGGTGAAATAACCAATATTGATATATTTATGCGATTTATTGAAAATTTTAATCAAGGAATTAAGGATGAAATTAAAATTGTAAGCTATACTGTAGAAGGAGACGCAATCCTACGAGATCTTGAGTATGATGGGGAAAATATTATTACAACAATTGATACTACAAGAGATCGTTATGGCAAAAGACATGTAAGTACTTTTATATGTAAAACAATCATAGTAGAAGAAACAGAAGAGATGAATCATTACAAGCATTACCTATTAAATGGTTGTAATCAGGAAAATATTGATACTTCTATCTTACTTATTCAGAAGTAATTGGTTCCAATAAAATATTACTTTTATCGTAAGAAGAGAAGGAAACAGAGACTTATCTCTGAATCCATCTAAAGATTGAATAAATTCTTCTTAGAGTAAAGGTTAATTTTTAATGTTCAGGATATCCAGTTATTTTTTGAATAGATTCATATAAAGGTGTTAATTTTCTATACATTTTTTGATAAACTTGGCTATAAAGATCATCGTAT
The window above is part of the Chengkuizengella sp. SCS-71B genome. Proteins encoded here:
- a CDS encoding DUF4362 domain-containing protein, giving the protein MKKLKFLIIILIIIVISGCSEYNPSHDDIKVDDDISEYNPSDDDIVDIHGEITNIDIFMRFIENFNQGIKDEIKIVSYTVEGDAILRDLEYDGENIITTIDTTRDRYGKRHVSTFICKTIIVEETEEMNHYKHYLLNGCNQENIDTSILLIQK